The region TCTTTGTTTTTTGAAAAACTCTACCAATAGTAAACTTTTGTAAGGAACTGATTGTATGTGTATAACTTAAAGTTTAACTGACTTTgcaaaatacaaaaaactaaaataaaaggttttcttgttttttgatatggcattgttatttaaaagaatatgaTTACAGTTGAGTGACTTGAGTCTCTGGTAATGCTGGTAACTTTTATGCATAattcactatttatttttctaccaaGCCATCGATATCGATATCGGTATCAGTATCGCCGATATTTGATTACaaatatcggtatcggtatcgtatCGGCAAAATCATGTATCGTTACATCTCTAGTTGGAACATTCAACGTTAAGCATTAGGCCGCCTGtccacctgcaagaaaacttccgcgagaaatgtccaacagtctgtctgacagcaacttgcaagtttaattccgcgtttccacctgcaagaagacttgcaagttgctgtcagacagactgtcggacatttcttgcaggtggaaacgcggccTTAGACCGCATAATGCGCTCTAgtgctgtaattggaaaacacgGTATATATTTCCATGTGTGTGCCACCGGCTctctgtatattttattatcttcttcttctttttaaagTGGCAACtcactatttattatctattcatATGCCACGGACTGTCAAACTGTACATGTCAACTGTCAAGTATTCTGTGCATCAACTGCATCacaataattcacaaatagtTCCTGTGAatcctatattacttgctctgtgctGTGAATagattacttgctctgtggtgaATAGTTCCAAATTTCCAAATTCCAATCTTAGTTTAACTATTTCAATcgatttttcataattattgtaatcatGCATGACTTTACGAGTatattaaatatcatatttattataagtggTGGTGTTCTTACGTTTGtgatactgtttatatttgcTAAGAGGCAAATTACAAGGTTTGCACTCCGATCGAGGAGGGGTCCCCATGTGCCTATTGGAGCTGATGCTAAAAAAGTAAGTATAGATATgtgctataaaaaaaattgcgtgtgtgccgagcacacgtgtcagaagtgaaatatcttggcaagattcaaagattaaaatcgtcgccttactccatgacgtgacggtattgacATGACTCGACCTTGAGATTTTACTCTCAGCGCGCCTATTGAAGTTACTCAAAAACACAAtcttaaatctaataaaagtAATCCGATAAAGTgaatattctttaaatttttacactTCTACTTTGCAGTGTTTGAAGAAAGAAATAGAGCGTAGAATAGAAGCAGTGCCTCGGATAATGTATGAGCCCCGGTTGCTATGTGCAGAACCTTCACATTATATATTGGAGCCCCAACAGCCGTATCACTATAGATTCCGAGCAGTGGATGATGTTAAACTTTTGggtaaacatatttatttatagtatattGATTTTGGGTTGACTTTAGAAATTTGCGGCACAAATTTCggcgtgattttaattttttcccaTCTATAATAATGCCCTGAAACATACATTAGCGGCTTTTCGTGCGGAAACGTATAATTACagagaaatcttaattttaatctttGAGGTTATGTTCAAAAATGTTTGAGTTACATTGACAAAACTACAAGAATTGTGTTTGAAAGAGATAACAAATGTCAAAATGTACATTCAAAACCATAGTTCATTCATAGTTCATTCAAAAGCATGTTGCTGAGGGACAACAATTCATAAGAATTATTGGCGAGTAGTAGGTATATGATTGGGGCAACATTGGtatgttcataaaaaagttaatcacTCAGATCCAGACAACCCATTAGTTGCCCCTGATGGAACTCATACTCAAAGAATTGAGTCCCAGTGGTGTGttgtaaaaagattttttaaaaagataacTAAAACCACCCAAAATTCGATGATATTATacaagaatattataatatgtggaGACGCTGggtggaaaaaaataaaatggatcCATTCATTACCCTTGTAAATTGTATCAAACATGTACATACaagatttgaataaataattattaaaaaaaaaaattattgtatgtttattgcacacaaattCTTAGTAACGGAACCGAATCTGTCCACCCCGAATCCACGTGGTACTTGTCTGTCATACACTagagtgtattaaaaaagtcGGAGGCGCGGAGGAGCGTGGCGCCCTGCTGAGGAGCAGGCAGAGTCAAGCGAGCTGGAGTGGCTGAGGATGGTCGCCGAAGGCGAACAAAAAGCCGAAGCTACGAAGGCGAGTGAAGACTCCTGCCTGCAACGAGGTACACGGGGGCAAGCGCCACGTTCTGCAGCGCCGGAGCAGTCAAGAAAGccttacagatatcaaaaaaaaaaactttaaactgatattgaaagtactatacttaatgagtaaaatgacaattataactttaaaaaataaaaagagaaatatcgaaaaatgttacatgaaacgctcccatacactttgtatgaaatatgacTATTCCGAACATTTTATATGAAGGgttttgcttttttatttgcttttgtgctttaattacttcacaaattttaatgaaagtgCATTTagagattattaataaagctTGATGTGGAATACAATCGTATTTCAAATCAAGGATGTCATTTCGAACATTTGCTTtgcatacaaaatgtatgggaaataaaatgtatgggagcgtttcatgtaacatttttcgatatttctcgttttaattaaaaaaagttattattgtcattttactcattaggtatagtacttttaatatcagtttaaagtttttttttttatatctgtaatagttacagaataatcgcctgtgcacacttaacgattacaccctgtatactttacctacatattatatacagctggatattatatagatttatcaaagaatcaattttatttttacttgtcGCAATTGCAAccaactaaaaaaaaactaaagatatttttcaaaattaccaATATGCATAGACAATTACAAATTGTGTGCAATATATAGTCTaagatccggctgcaggattagtgcgttcatcggttttttgctgaaaaccgaatttttatgtatatttataattaggagaatatatatcgactaggttgccagtcaaaatttggccgcaagcatgtttaattaaaatttttctaatcgatttttgggaaaaaaattcgttcacatttttttttgaataaaatgtagtctaaatcacggcaaatgatataaagattcaaaaaaatcacggttgccgcttttcacctggccgcaacatcttggcagcctggtgcaaacaggtatgatttcgattcatttttacgttcataacgtacatttatgaatcatatatcaaattaaagctaatttttttctatttattatcatatatggttgcctaattaaatccggccgcaaataagggttgccggctgttaaaaattataaatatttacgcctattagtacaccgacgcattctttttatgtatatttataattaggagaatatatatcgattaggttgccagtcaaaatttggccgcaagcatgtttaattaaaatttttctaatcgatttttgggaaaaaaattcgttcacatttttttttgaataaaatgtagtctacatcacggcaaatgatataaagattcaaaaaaatcacggttgccgcttttcacctggccgcaacatcttggcagcctggtgcaaacaggtatgatttcgattcatttttacgttcataacgtacatttatgaatcatatatcaaattaaagcttatttttttctatttattatcatatatggttgcctaattaaatccggccgcaaataagggttgccggctgttaaagatgttgaatatttaaggttgagtgaaagaaaatatgtagtccttttcaaaatgacaaatttaaaaagtaatattgatttaatataattaacagccGATCCTCTCTTTTTCTagttgtttcgctgccgcacgcgaatgcgtcggtgtactaataggcgtaaatatttataatttttaacagccggcaacccttatttgcggctggatttaattaggcaaccatatatgataataaatagaaaaaaattagctttaatttgatatatgattcataaatgtacgttatgaacgtaaaaatgaatcgaaatcatacctgtttgcaccaggctgccaagatgttgcggccaggtgaaaagcggcaaccgtgatttttttgaatctttatatcatttgccgtgatgtagactacattttattcaaaaaacaagtgaacgaatttttttcccaaaaatcgattagaaaaattttaattaaacatgcttgcggccaaattttgactggcaacctagtcgatatatattctcctaattataaatatacataaaaattcggttttcagcaaaaaaccgatgaacgcactaatcctgcagccgAATCTCGTACTAATAGTGAATCTACTATCtagtagaaaaataaatcttgCACTTAACAAAACAATCAGCAATTGATTTATCCGTGAACAGAGGAAGAAATTGCCTGCCAGGACACAAACCTCCGTCGGCACCCGCGCGAGTCCCTCCGCGCGTTTCTGCTAGCGTGTCTCGCGGCACCCCTCGACGGCCGCGGCCAGAAGCTCATACACCAGTTCTGCGATGCCTACGAGTCGGCCAGACACCATCCCGCTGAGTTTGGGGAGGAGGAGTATAGGGCGTATAATAGGTTGCTCTTGAAGTTGTTGGATGCGTAAGTATGGGTAGATACGTAAGTATGGGTAGATCTACTTCATGTAGAACTGTAcaatatgtacaatgtactTGTAAACTGTTATATTGATGATTCCTGTGTAATACATATCCTACTACTAATACTAATATACTaagctaatataatattataaatgcgaaagtttttgaggatgtgtgtgtgtatgtgtgtgtttgtcacgcaaatactactgaaccgtttacaatgaaatttaggaCACATATatagggtaacttggattagcacataggataggttttatcccggaaatcccacgggaacgggaactatgcgggtttttcttttggAAACGCGGgcgcgaaaccgcgggcgtaaagctagtacatattataaaatagtctTCCATTGCATCTGTCTGTCTATTTAAGataaaaacaagaaatatTGCACCAATTTTCATTCTGTTTTCACCAATAGTAATTCTTTAAGTTTTACATAGTTTGTTAAAGCCGTTGAAGGATAAACTAGCAAGTTTAATAACCCTCACCttcttccccgggggccgtgggtatctttggaagatttccccactaaaaaaaaaaagtttaatttatatgatagtatttacataggtacttacttgGTAACAAGCTTTTTCAAGCTtggttataaaatatgtacttaatacAGTGTGGTTGATATTAACTAATATACTTGTATATTGGACAAATGCCTTTGGTTTGTATTGTaatgctataaaa is a window of Colias croceus chromosome 17, ilColCroc2.1 DNA encoding:
- the LOC123699267 gene encoding protein C1orf43 homolog; protein product: MHDFTSILNIIFIISGGVLTFVILFIFAKRQITRFALRSRRGPHVPIGADAKKCLKKEIERRIEAVPRIMYEPRLLCAEPSHYILEPQQPYHYRFRAVDDVKLLEEEIACQDTNLRRHPRESLRAFLLACLAAPLDGRGQKLIHQFCDAYESARHHPAEFGEEEYRAYNRLLLKLLDAARLLKSVGCVGGVGASPQRRPRLLDPARLRTTLPSANHYTALENMPVDSKLEDEIIRVPVKSPTEPVVKPPADETAV